The sequence CCAGCATAAGCGGAATACTCGGTCCGTAAACGTCAGCGTCAATTAAGCCTACTTTGGCGCCGTCTTTTGCCAAAGCCACGGCGAGATTAACCGATACCGTGCTTTTTCCTACTCCGCCTTTGCCGCTGGCTACCGCAATAGTATTTTTTACGCCCGGCATTAAAGGATTGGCAGCGGCATTAGCCGTATGCGCCGCCGATTTATTTTGAATGTCGACGTTTTCTATATCGGGCGCCGCCTTTTTAATTTCTGCTATACAATCTTCCTTGATTTTATTCTGATAGCTTGATGTGGAAGGGGGAAAGTCGATTTCAATTGTTACGGTCGAATCTTTAATCTCGATATTTTTTATCATGTTTGCCGATACGATATCTTGTTTTGTGCCGGGATCCAGCACATTACGCAACGCATCGAGTATGTCTATTTTTTTGAGTTCCGACATTAATACTCCGTTTTTAAGATACAAAAATACTAATTTTTGATTAGACAACATAATAAACAAATATTCCCTCCCGAATGTTCTTAAAAAAGTTAAAAGAGCAACCGACACAAAAATATTCAAGGCGCTTGACAATATAGTTAAGTAAGCTTAAATTGTAGTAAAATTTTTAATCTTATGACTACGATCTCGAAAGAAAATTATCTGAAGTTAATATATAATTTCCATGCGCGCGGAATTGCCGCCGCAACGTCGCAGATGGCTAAGGAATTGAACGTGTCGAATTCTGCAATCAGCGATATGGCAAAAAAGCTTTCGAAAGAAGGCTTGATTGAATACGAGAAATACAAAGGCATGAAGTTGACTCGGCGGGGCGAGCTCGAGGCATTGAAAGTGCTCAGAAAGCATCGCCTTTGGGAAATGTTTTTACAAAAAGCGCTCGAAATTCCGTGGAGCAAACTTCACGACGAAGCCGAGAGGCTGGAACATCATACTTCGGAATATTTAATCGATAAAATCGATTCATATTTAGGCTTTCCGAGGTTCGATCCGCACGGTCATCCGATACCTAAAAAAGACGGCACGATAGAAGGCGCAGATATGTTAATTCCGATGCTCGAATGTATAAACGGCAAAAAATATAAACTCAAACAGGTGGACGACAAAGACGGCGGTTTAATAAAATATTTATCCGACATCGATTTAATTCTCGATACGGAATTCGAATTCGTAGACCGCATTCAATACGACAATTCTATTAAAATCAGATACGGGGAAAAAGAAATCATTTTAAGCGAAAAAGTCGCAAGCAATTTGCTTGTGAAAGAATTAACCGAAAAGGGGGTATGATGACTCTTTATTTAATTTTACTGGCGGTATTAATACTGCTTGGCGTAGTTGTCGTTAAAAAAATGCGGGGCAAGAGGTGGAAATTTTCCGAAAAGGAATTAATTGAAGACACTCTCAAACATCTTTATAATTCCGAAGAAGCCAAAACGGATACCGATGAGAATACCCTTTCCAAAGTTTTGTCGATATCCGTCAAGCAAGCCGCTAGATTAATCAAAAAACTGGAAGAAAGCGGACTTACGGAAAATGTGGACGGCAAACAAAAACTTACTAAGAGCGGTCGCGCCTATGCGCTCAAAATTGTAAGAATTCATCGGTTGCTCGAAAAATATTTTGCCGAAAACACAAGTATAAACGAGACCGAGTGGCATAAAATAGCCGAAGCCAAAGAACATCAAATCGACGACGACAAAGCTAGAGAGCTTGCCGCCCGATTGGGCAATCCTTTGCGCGATCCCCACGGAGATCCGATCCCTACCGCCGGAGGAGAAGTCTATTCTCATAACGGTATCCCACTGTCGAAATTAAAAGTAAATGACTTCGGCAATATCGTCCATATAGAAGACGAACCTAAAAATTTATACAAGGAAATTTCCGATTCGGGAATTTACCCCGGAATGCAAATTCAAATAAAGGATAAGAAGAAGGACGGCATCGAAATAAAAGGCGACGGCAAACGTCAGTATATTTCTAACGAGGCAGCCGGCAACATTACAATAGTGCCTTTGAATAAAGAGGAGGTCGTTAAGCAGGATTACCTGCCGTTGTCGAGCCTTGAAGTTGGCGAAGAAGCCGAAGTAGTCGGCATCTCGAAAGCATTGAGAGGAATGCAAAGAAGGCGTTTGCTCGACTTTGGAATTGTGCCCGGCACGCGTATTCGGGCGGTATTGAAAAGCGTGGGCGACGATCCGGTGGCTTATGAATTGAGAAATACTTTAATAGCATTAAGGAAAAATCAGTCGGATTATATTTTTATAAGAAAAATCGGGAATGAGAAATGAATCCTGCACATGATAAAAAAAATCTGGTGAAGCTCGGTATCGACATGAGTGACGTCGATTTTATTATTGCGCTTGCCGGGAATCCTAACACGGGAAAAAGTACGGTCTTTAACAGTTTAACGGGTTTACGGCAACATACGGGCAATTGGCCGGGAAAAACCGTCGGAAGAACAGAAGGCGCTTTCAGTTATATAGGACATAAATATAAAATTGTCGATTTGCCCGGAACTTATTCGCTTCTCTCTACAAGCGCCGACGAAGAAATAGCTCGTGATTTTATTTTGTTCGGCAGACCAGATGTTACGGTTATAGTTGCCGACGCCACTCGGATCGAACGTAATCTGAATTTGACTTTACAAGTGCTCGAAATTACCGACCGCGCCGTATTGTGTCTAAATTTGATCGATGAAGCTAGAAGGCATAATATAAACGTAGATCATATCAAGCTCTCGGAAATTCTCGGTATTCCCGTTGTTCCGACGGCGGCTCGTCAAAAGGAAGGTATTCCTGAATTGCTCGAAACTATCCATAAAGTTGCAACGGGCGAAATAAAGTGCAATCCGTACAGGGTTAATACGGATTTCAGAAGCGTAGCGCCCGCAGTGGAAAAACTCGAAAATAAAATAAAAAGTTTGTTCCCCGATTTGCCGAATACGCGCTGGATTGCCCTGCGTCTGCTCGAAGGCGACCAGAAAATAATCGACGCTGTCAGAAGCGGCGATATCGGCAAGTTAATTTCAGAAGAGATTGAAGGATAAAATATGAAAAACGAACGCGATTTACTTATTGAAGAAGCCGAAAAACTCCGTTGGGAAATCGGAGAAAATTTACACGACTCGCTCCTGGAAAGCATCTATAAAAGCGCTGAAGAAATTAGCGGCAAAGTTGTAACCAGAAACGATACGGGCAAATTATCCCAAAAGAATATCGACCGGTTAATCGATAAGATTGTTACGAACAAATGGACCGGATTTCCAATCATGTTCATACTGCTGGCTCTCGTTTTTTGGTTGACAATTGTCGGCGCAAATTATCCTTCTTCTTTTTTGGCGACTATTCTGGTGGATACTCTGCATCCGGTCATCAGAGATTTTTTCGTTTCGATCTCTTCGCCCCAATGGCTCACAGGAACTTTGATCGACGGCGGATACCTGGCGGTTGCCTGGGTGGTAAGCGTTATGCTGCCTCCGATGGCAATCTTTTTTCCTTTATTTACTTTTCTGGAAGATTTTGGGTATCTGCCGCGCGTGGCGTTTAATATGGACGGAATTTATAAGCGAGTGGGAGCTCACGGAAAACAAGCTTTAACAATGAGTATGGGATTCGGCTGCAATGCCGCGGGCGTTATTGCCGCGCGTATTATCGACAGTCCTCGCGAAAGATTGATAGCAATTATTACCAACAATTTTTCGCTTTGCAACGGGCGGTGGCCTACGCAGATTTTGATTGCATCGATTTTTATAGGGAGTCTTGCGCCCCCGTATTTAGCAGGAATAGCTTCTGCCGGCGCCGTCGTCGGAATTGCAATTCTCGGAGTAGTCTTCAGCTTGATTGTATCCTGGGGTTTGACTCGTACGGTCTTAAAAGGCGAGCCCTCCGCTTTCAGTCTTGAATTACCGCCATATCGTCCGCCGAGAATTCTTCAAATACTTTATACCTCCTTGATAGACCGTACTATATTTGTTTTATGGCGAGCTGTTGTATTTGCATTTCCTGCGGGAATAGTAATCTGGGCGGTGGCTAATATTAATGTGGAAGGCGTCAGCATTGCCGAACATTTTATTCATTGGGTCGACCCATATGCAATGTTTATAGGGTTGAACGGCGTTATAATACTTGCATATATAATTGCTATCCCCGCTAACGAAATCGTAATACCGACAATATTAATGCTGACCGTTTTGTCGTTGAAAGTAAGCGGAGTGGGCGCCGGCGCAGGCGTTATGTTCGAAATGGATAATCCTGCTGACGTAGCCGAACTATTGAAACTGGGCGGATGGACTGCTTTGACGGGGATTAATTTAATGTTATTCAGTTTATTGCATAATCCATGTTCGACTACAATTTATACGATTTATAAGGAAACCAAGAGCGTTAAATGGACGGCTGTTGCCACATTGCTGCCGATAGCTATGGGAATATTGGTTTGCTATGCCACGGCGCAGTTGTGGTATCTCTTTGCCTGATTACTTGTTCTTTGCCCTTATTGGTTTTTTATGTTTTTTGGATACGTATTTAATTAAATATTCCTGATGGTTTAATGGTTTTTCCGTATACACCGGATGATAGAACACATATTTGCCCGTTGGCAATAATATTCTTGCTTTTTGATTGTCGCGCAGGCATGTTTTGAGAATTTCTTCTTTAATAAATTTCCGCAACTGTGGATTTTCTACAGGGAATGTAACTTCGACGCGTCTGTCGAGGTTCCTCTGCATTAAGTCGGCGCTGCTCAAATAGATTTCTTCCTGTCCGTTATTGTAGAAGTAATAGATTCTGCTGTGTTCCAAAAAGCGTCCTACGATGCTGACGACTCTAATATTTTCGCTCAAGCCGGGCGCTTGCGGTACCAGACAACAAATTCCTCTTACGATCAGATCTATTTTAACTCCCTGATTGGAAGCTTCGTAGAGAGCGGCAATTATTACCGGATCGACCAATGAATTTAGCTTGAATATCAATCTGCCTTTGCCGCCCGATTTTACGTTCTGAATTTCACGGTTTATGAGTTCCAGAAATGTTTGCCTTTTGTTTACCGGAGCGACGGACAACTTCCTGTACTTTTTTTGCTCCGAATATCCGGTGAGATAGTTGAAAATTTCCGAAACGTCTGCGCATATTTCTTCGTCGGCTGTAAAGAGCCCCAAGTCGGTGTACAATTTAGCGGTCGAAGTATTGTAATTTCCCGTGCTCAGATGCACATAGCGTTTTACGCCGTCGAGTTCTTTGCGAACCACCAGAGTCATTTTAGCGTGCGTTTTCAGACCGACCAGACCGTAAACAACGTGCACGCCCGCTTTTTCGAGTTCCCGCGCCCAGTAGATATTATTCTCTTCGTCGAAACGCGCTTTGAGTTCAACCAATACAGCCACCTGCTTTTTACTCTCGGCGGCTTCAATCAAATATTTTACGATAGGAGAATTTTGCCCAATTCTGTAAAGAGTTTGTTTGATTGCAAGTACGTCGGGGTCCCTCGAAGCTTCTTTAATAAAATCCACAACGGGCGTAAACGATTCGTACGGGTGATGAAGAAGGATATCTCTTTTTGAAATCATCGAAAAAATATTTTCTTCTTCTTCAATATTTAATGAAGGCACGGGATAAAACGGTTTGTCCTTAAGATGCGGAAGGGAAAGGTCGTACAATATCATCACGTCTGCAAGCCCCAGATTCCCGTCGATTATATGAACGTCGTTGCGTGTGATTTCAAGATTTTCCACAAGCGTATCGAGCATATAATCCGGCATGTTGCTTTCCACTTCCAACCTTACTACCGAACCGAATTTCCTGAGGCGAATATTTTCTTCGATCAATTGTAACAAATCGTCCGCCTCGTCTTCCTGAATTTCCAGATCTGTATTCCTTGTAATTCTGAACCGATATGCCTCAACGGCGTCGAGTCCAGGGAAAAGCATGTTCAGGTTGGATTTAATAAGGTCTCCAATCCATACGTATTTAATACTATTGCTTTGCTGTGAAGAAGAATTTTTGTCAATTATATGGTCTATTCTCAGGAGTCGCGGCAAAATGCTCGGTATTTTAACTCTGGCAAAATGTTTCTCGCCGTTCGGTTTCTTTACGAGAATGGCAAAGCTGAGACTTAAATTGGAGATATACGGAAAAGGTCTTCCGGGGTCGAATGCCAGCGGAGTAAGCACTGGATAGATTTCTTTCAGAAAATATTGATTGAGCCCTTTTTTTTCTTCTTCAGACAATTCGTTTATGTCGCAAATAAAAATGTTGTTTTTTCTCAGTTCGGGAAGTACGATAGTATGCCAATAATCGTATATTTGTTTGACCATCGGCTGGACAGTCTCTTCGATTTTTGCCAGTTGATCAATCGGCGTAAGACCGTCTATCGAGGTTTCGAAAACTTTTGCCCTGATCTGTTCTTTCAAACCGGAAACACGAATCATATAAAATTCGTCGAGATTCGAAAAGAAAATGGAGATAAACTTTACTCTTTCGAGCAGAGGCAAATTCGGATTGGTAGCTTCTTCGAGCACTCGCCTGTTGAATTCCAACCAGCTCAGTTCCCGGTTGAAAAAATTTTCGCTCTTGAAGTATTTCTTTATATATTCTTTTGTAAGCTTCATGTCTCAACTTTTTATTTTTTAACGGAAGTATAATTTTCGATGTCGTATTTAATAATTTTTTCGGGCATCGGCAATCTTTTCAATTCGACTTTCGCGCGTCTGAAAAATTCCTCTGCAAGAGTATCGTGATAATCCGAGAAAATTACAACTTCTTTTATTCCCGCCGTAATTAGCGCTTTGGCGCAATTAGTGCACGGCATATTCGTTACATAAGCGGTAGCGCCCTGCGTGCTTATACCGTGAGAAGAGCACTGCAAAAGAGCGTTCATTTCGGCGTGAATGGTTCTTACGCAGTGATTGTCGATAACCATACAACCGACGTCTTCGCAATGGTCGTCGCCGGGGATTGAGCCGTTGTATCCCGTCGATAAAATTTGTTTGTCTTTAACCAACACGCACCCGCAATGCATTCTCGGGCAGGTGGCCCTTTCCGAAACAAGCATTGCAACTTTCAAAAAGTATTCGTCCCACGAAGGACGCCTTCCGTGATTGCTGCCCATATTTAATTCCGTAAGATGAATAATGAAATGACAAATTTAACCAAATTCTGTTTAAAAAAAACACTGCTATGGTGGAGGGCGACACCATAGCAGCGAGGTTAGTTTTTAGGAGGGTTGTGTAAGTTATGTGTACTTGCTTAATATACATCAATGAGCGTGCCAAATGAAAGGTCACGCTAAAGTGTAAAATCCTATTCTTAGTCCGAATATTTTTCAAAAGTTATAAAAAGTCGTAATATTTTTTCTTAGGAATGAAAGCGCTATAATATATGATAAAAAAAGATTAAATAGTTCTTTTTAGAATTATTCTGAAGGTTGTGCCTTTGTTTATAACCGACTCTTTGACGAATATCTTACCGTCGTGATAATTTTCGATAATTCTCTTCGAAAGACTCAATCCCAAGCCCCATCCTCTTTTTTTGGTAGAATATCCCGGTTTGAAGACTTCTTTTTTGTTGCCGGGTTCAATGCCTTTGCCGCTGTCTTTAATATCGATAATCAGGGAACCGTTTTTTTGTTTGATATTGAATTCGATAATTCCGTTTTGGCTTTCAATGGCGTCGAGCGCGTTTTTTATCAAATTTTCGATTACCCATTCGAATAATTCTTTATTGAGGAGAGCTTTTAAGGACGGGTCGCCCTTTACCGATAAATTTATATTTTTCCCGATTTGAGGAAGGCGTCTTTCGAAATAACGAATTACACTTTCAATTATTTCGTAAGGCGATTCAACTTTTAACTCGGGTTTGGAGCCGATTTTCGAAAAACGCATTGTAATTTTGTTAAGGCGTTCGAGGTCGTTCGAAATTTCGTCGGCTATGTCGAGAACTTTATCGGGATTGTCGTAATTGATTCTGAGAATCTCATTCCAACCCATAAGGCTTGAAATCGGGGTTCCGAGTTGATGCGCAGTTTCTTTCGACATGCCCACCCAAATGCTGCTCTGTTCGTTCTTGCGTATGAAGTTGAATCCGGTGTAAGCAATCAGTATAAAGACGAGGGCAAAGAGAATTTGAAGATACGGGTAGAAACGCAATTTACGAACAACGTCCGAATCTCCGTAATAGATCAACTGAATGACGGTGCCGTCGGGGGCTTTTATTTCGATAGGAGGGTGTTCGCTTTCGAGTTCTTTTAATTTTTCAGAGAGGAGTTCGAGCAATTTTTCTTTCGGAATATCGGGTTCGAAGTAGATGTTTTTGTATCCGATGCCGGCTTCAGTGGAAACGATCTTCCCATTGGCGTCCGTTAGAATCAGAGGAAAATCGATTCTTTGTATCAAATTCTGGAATATAAACGTGATGTCGCTTCCGGATTCGTCCGGTCGGGCGATATATTCGAGGCTGTTCGCATATAACTGAATTATCTCTTTCTCGCGTTCCTGTAATTTATTGACCAGATGCTGTGTATAATACCATGTGCCGAGCGCAATTAAAGAGCCGATAAAGAGGAGAGCAAACTTTATTTTTACGGTAGTGGAATTTCCAAATTTATTCATAAAGTTCTTCCGTAATTGGAAGAGAAATTATAATTCAATGGTTTGGCTACGCGCCGGTCCGACGGAAATCATTTTGATTTCGAATCCGCTCTGTTGCGAAATAAACGTTAAATACTCTTTCGCTTCGGAGGGAAGATCGTCGTAATACCGGACTTTGGAAATATCCTTCTTCCATCCTTTGAGAGTTTCATAGACCGGCGTTACGCTTTCGAGCCTGTTAACATCCGTCGGATACGATTTAAGCTTCTTTCCGTTTATCTCGTAACCCACGCAAACTTTAATTTCGTCGAGATAGCTAAGCACGTCGAGCTTGGTGATAGCGGCTCTTTCGATGCCGTTTATCATTCTGGAATAGTTGACCAGAAAAGCGTCGTACCAGC comes from Melioribacter roseus P3M-2 and encodes:
- a CDS encoding metal-dependent transcriptional regulator, with protein sequence MMTLYLILLAVLILLGVVVVKKMRGKRWKFSEKELIEDTLKHLYNSEEAKTDTDENTLSKVLSISVKQAARLIKKLEESGLTENVDGKQKLTKSGRAYALKIVRIHRLLEKYFAENTSINETEWHKIAEAKEHQIDDDKARELAARLGNPLRDPHGDPIPTAGGEVYSHNGIPLSKLKVNDFGNIVHIEDEPKNLYKEISDSGIYPGMQIQIKDKKKDGIEIKGDGKRQYISNEAAGNITIVPLNKEEVVKQDYLPLSSLEVGEEAEVVGISKALRGMQRRRLLDFGIVPGTRIRAVLKSVGDDPVAYELRNTLIALRKNQSDYIFIRKIGNEK
- a CDS encoding metal-dependent transcriptional regulator, with amino-acid sequence MTTISKENYLKLIYNFHARGIAAATSQMAKELNVSNSAISDMAKKLSKEGLIEYEKYKGMKLTRRGELEALKVLRKHRLWEMFLQKALEIPWSKLHDEAERLEHHTSEYLIDKIDSYLGFPRFDPHGHPIPKKDGTIEGADMLIPMLECINGKKYKLKQVDDKDGGLIKYLSDIDLILDTEFEFVDRIQYDNSIKIRYGEKEIILSEKVASNLLVKELTEKGV
- a CDS encoding sensor histidine kinase, coding for MNKFGNSTTVKIKFALLFIGSLIALGTWYYTQHLVNKLQEREKEIIQLYANSLEYIARPDESGSDITFIFQNLIQRIDFPLILTDANGKIVSTEAGIGYKNIYFEPDIPKEKLLELLSEKLKELESEHPPIEIKAPDGTVIQLIYYGDSDVVRKLRFYPYLQILFALVFILIAYTGFNFIRKNEQSSIWVGMSKETAHQLGTPISSLMGWNEILRINYDNPDKVLDIADEISNDLERLNKITMRFSKIGSKPELKVESPYEIIESVIRYFERRLPQIGKNINLSVKGDPSLKALLNKELFEWVIENLIKNALDAIESQNGIIEFNIKQKNGSLIIDIKDSGKGIEPGNKKEVFKPGYSTKKRGWGLGLSLSKRIIENYHDGKIFVKESVINKGTTFRIILKRTI
- a CDS encoding deoxycytidylate deaminase, yielding MGSNHGRRPSWDEYFLKVAMLVSERATCPRMHCGCVLVKDKQILSTGYNGSIPGDDHCEDVGCMVIDNHCVRTIHAEMNALLQCSSHGISTQGATAYVTNMPCTNCAKALITAGIKEVVIFSDYHDTLAEEFFRRAKVELKRLPMPEKIIKYDIENYTSVKK
- the ppk1 gene encoding polyphosphate kinase 1, with the translated sequence MKLTKEYIKKYFKSENFFNRELSWLEFNRRVLEEATNPNLPLLERVKFISIFFSNLDEFYMIRVSGLKEQIRAKVFETSIDGLTPIDQLAKIEETVQPMVKQIYDYWHTIVLPELRKNNIFICDINELSEEEKKGLNQYFLKEIYPVLTPLAFDPGRPFPYISNLSLSFAILVKKPNGEKHFARVKIPSILPRLLRIDHIIDKNSSSQQSNSIKYVWIGDLIKSNLNMLFPGLDAVEAYRFRITRNTDLEIQEDEADDLLQLIEENIRLRKFGSVVRLEVESNMPDYMLDTLVENLEITRNDVHIIDGNLGLADVMILYDLSLPHLKDKPFYPVPSLNIEEEENIFSMISKRDILLHHPYESFTPVVDFIKEASRDPDVLAIKQTLYRIGQNSPIVKYLIEAAESKKQVAVLVELKARFDEENNIYWARELEKAGVHVVYGLVGLKTHAKMTLVVRKELDGVKRYVHLSTGNYNTSTAKLYTDLGLFTADEEICADVSEIFNYLTGYSEQKKYRKLSVAPVNKRQTFLELINREIQNVKSGGKGRLIFKLNSLVDPVIIAALYEASNQGVKIDLIVRGICCLVPQAPGLSENIRVVSIVGRFLEHSRIYYFYNNGQEEIYLSSADLMQRNLDRRVEVTFPVENPQLRKFIKEEILKTCLRDNQKARILLPTGKYVFYHPVYTEKPLNHQEYLIKYVSKKHKKPIRAKNK